DNA from Ziziphus jujuba cultivar Dongzao chromosome 2, ASM3175591v1:
AACTACATCACCAAAACATCCATAAGCTCTTCTAGACACCGAATCAGCCCAAAAACAACACTTCAATTTaccatcatcatctacatctattttaaaaaagaagcatGGATCCTTTTCTTGCTCAGTTAGGAAATATTCCTTTAAAAGTTTTGCATCTATTCCTCTTAATTCATTCCGCACCTTAGCTTCGTGGTTATATATATCCTTCTTTGTACACCCAATATTCTTTATACCTCcagcttcaaattcaagaatgCTTATTTGTTGATGAGTTGGCACATTTGTTGTTGAAAGCTGCAAGGTTAGTGACTTCTTGGCTTCAAACATACTACGATGTAACCTCAACAAATGCACTCTTTAAGGGGTTGATAACGGATGACTAtgttcttcaacaaatacaGTGATGATAAATTTCCCCGTTTTTGACCTAACCACGGCAAGTTTAGCTTTACAATTTTCTCTTGTCATCTCCCGACACCTTTTTCTCTCACCGTCCTTTATAGAAGATACTCCTTCCATAAATACACAAATTCTTTCCTGACAACTTCATTCGCACCTTTACATCTCTTAGTTGAACTGCTACGAATACTAAACCCCGCCTCTTTTGCATATTTAATGTAGAACTTATGTGCCCCATCTATCGATTCAAACTCTTGTCCAACCTTTGGTTTGCAGTTTTCGGCCACTTAAGGAATGTAAACATCATCCACGGATTTTGAATGTGACAGCAAGGATATGTCTTCAACTCGTCTACAATCTGAATTTGCTTCCAACTGTTCTACACTCATGTTTCCAATCTGAATTTGCTTCCAACTATTCTACACTCAAACCAGCTTCCTATTGATCAATTTGTAACCTGGTAGATGGCAAAGCAAAACCATCATGAGAGGtggtaatatcttttattttaagaaagtttagtttctaaatagaagagaaaaatgttGCAAAAATAAAGGCACTTCAGCCAAATTCTGCCGAGTTTGCATTATGGTTGCTGATCCAGCACACTCTAtaatgaaagaaacaaatatgCGTGCatcaacagaaaaaataaataaataaataaatctgaatCATGGGGTTCAAAAAGGTTAATAgtacatataaaaatgaaaaatataatttgcaaaacaatgaaataattacATCTTTGCtagataaagggaaaaaaaaatattgatacatAACTCTTTAATCAATGAGAGGTTAACCAATCTACGCAAAggctattaaaagaataaaaataaaaagcaatgacatcaatttaatctattaactctatgtttcatgcatattaaggggataataattattcaaagttttttttcaaGATTAAACTAAGCAGTTTTAGAACGGAACACaataggatatatatacatatgtctttgtgtgtgtgtgtgtgtgtgtagatatAGGAATTACAAAATAGAATTACTTTGTGTTCCAATTATAACAAACTTATTTTCTCTTGTATAGCATGCATGGATTGGCCATTCgtatactccaaaaacaaatGGTGCAAATATCTCTTTCGTGTTAGTATTATGATAGACTAAGTGAATTGATTATTACACAATGAACAGTACGCATGAACAGTATGCATGAATAGTGGTATTTATACaccaggaaagaaaaacaacatgcaTACCCATACTTTTTCTGCGAAAAgtatcattttctaaattttcgaaAATCATCATGAAGATTGGCCTTCGTTCAAGTTATATCTCAACCCaaatcacaatcccacatttaacAATTTCAACTATGCAGGACTACataaaatcaccaacataaaaaacagaatgaaaaaaaaaattacaaaacataaaCTCACTCACTCACAGATATGAAGAGCCAGAATACAGACATGCAGAGTAGAAGATTATGAGCTGGTGGGTACAGAGAAGGGTGGCAATCGTGGTTCGAGCTGGTGCATTTGCAAGATGGCAATGGTGGTGCAATCTAGTGGGTTTGCAAGGATGGCAATGTTGGTTGCTGCTGGTGCGATTGGGAATTTTGGCTGGTTGCTGCTGGTGCGATtggaaattttggcaaaatcctTTCAAGCTGGTGAGAGCGGGAAGGGCTCAAGGGAAATTTGGAAAGCCATTCTCATGTGAAAGTTGCTTTGAAGTTGGGCCGTAGATGCCAGCAGTGCAAATTGAAGGGCAGGAAATTTCATCACATGTTTGGTCCGCATATAACCCATGCAGTCGGTCCTCAAGCTAgcctctctgtatatatatatacaaaaagagTCTACCATGCGGTCGGTGCTTATGCTTAATTTCCGGATAAAAAACATGCCAAAATGCCGCAGCCCTTGGATGAAAACGGATGGTTCAGATTATACCCTCTTCTCTTCCCAATGCTCTCTCACGTGCCTTCCTTTTTGCTTCTCCTCTTCTTCCACCCTTCCTCTTCTCTTCGACatctctctctatttctctctctatcttcctttcttttctcttcctaTAAACCCTCTTTCAATTCCCttgccaaaaaattaaaaaatttgagaaaccAGATACAGAAGAttgaagaaccaaaaaaaaaaaaaaaaaaaaaaaaaaaccaaaactgactaaacaagagagaaaaaaaaaaaaaaaaagggcaaaatgCATGGTTCAAGGTTCGGATTCCATGAATATGTGGAAGCTTTAGAAGAATTGAGAAAGATTCAGAATTTTCAGACAAAGCTTCCTCTGTGTTTGGAGCTTGTGATACAAAGTTTGTAAAAAAAGACCCTTTTTGAATTTTAGCATGATTCttatgacaaaaaaattaaattttgttttttagggttGGATATCTGATGGGTTGTGGGtggattttttgggttttgttttctagtttcttttctttctttttttttggcagcCACTTAGAGGTGCCAATCAACAATTGTTGGGGACGACAACAGAGTACTTGCACGGACAATCAGAGTGCTCGGGGCAAACTTGGAGTGAAGGCCATGAATTTTGGGGAATTTTGCTAATTTTTCGCACGTGAATTTGCAATTCATTCAGAACCGTCCGTGATTGTTGTAGAAAATCCAAAGACTACGGCATTTTGGCACGTTTTTGGTCTGGAAATTAAGCATAAGTATCGATCAGATGCTAGACtccctctatatatattataaattaatttttatgcattaacatatattgatttatttatttctttttgagaTTAAAACTAACTGACTACATAATCTAGCGGAATGAAATTGACTTAGTGACTGTttggtacaatttttttttttttcggattaAATGCTCTATTTGAAGGCTAAAaggttttttattaaaaaataaaaatgtttagtaAAAGTTAACAAGTACTTgttgactaaaaaaaataattttttttaaattattttagaaaatcttaaattttatgcttttttagaaaaaaaatttttttttaactcatatGGAAACTCAATTAGCATTTATACAgttttttttagcttatataaAAACTCGTTAAGCATTCAATACAACTTTTTATTTACAGTcaaatacttattaattttttaataaaatttttcttaaaaaagatctattatatgAAACTTTACAGACTAAAGTTCTTCTATAGAGCTTCGTATAATAGGGATCCGTTTGGCATAATTGATGAAAGTAGAGTTTTAGTGTGTAGAGCTTtctataatagatctttttggaaaaaaaaattattaaaaagctaataagtgTTTAGTCGTAAATAAAAAAGCTacattaaatgctcattaagctgtattaaatgcttattaaatttccatataaggtataaaaaaaaaaaaaagcttttttagaGAATCTGAAAATTTAAGCTTTtctaaaacagcttaaaaaagcttatttttttgtaaataaatacttattaacttttatcaaatacttttatttgtagataaaaaAGTTTTGACTgcttttaagcaaaaaatagCCATGCCaaacagaaattttttttttaaaaaaaaattattaaaaagttaataagtgtTTGACTGTAAATAAAAAGTTGTATTAAATGCTTAATGAGTTTctatataagctaaaaaaactgtattaaatacttattaagtttgtatataaataaaaaaaaaaaaacttttctaaaaaagcataaaatttaggattttctaaaataattttaaaagacaaacatctttattttttaacaaaaaaaaacttttaatattcaagtaaaatttttgattaaaaaatgctTCCGAATAGACACTTAAACAtaatcaaataatgaaatagaaaaggacagaaaaaggaaaaaacaaaaaacaaaaacacagctTTTAGAGAGAGCCTATAATACAAGTATATTTGGTATAAGAAGTTCAttcttttattcaaaaaaaaaaaaaaaaagtccatttccTTATCcaataatcataaaatcaaataaaataaatcataaataaaaaaccgTGTTAGGTTTGagattgaaatataatttttttagtcgTCCAAAAACGCCCTCTAcccatttatttaatatgggacGACCCTTAGATTTAACAGGAGTCAAATGTTATTCACATCTAACGGACCAGACTTGATTTCATGAAATACCCATAAAACagtctttttctttaaaaaaaaaaaaaattgaaataaaaacccAATCTTTATTTCTAAAcgaaaaccctaaaccctaaaacgCAGCACTTGCTCACCAGCGCCCATTTATTCCAGAGAGTATTTAGTGGGAGAGATAAAAAGGGTTTTTTGAGAGAGAGTGAAGGCCAGCTTTGGGTGGCCGCTTTGTGTTCCTTTGAGAGTCTACAATGGCGCTTTACCTTCTCTACGAATCAGCTTCTGGGTATTCTCTGTTCCTTGCTCATGGCATCGACGAGATTGGCCAGAACACCGAAGCGGTTCGGAACTCTGTCTCCGATTTGAACCGGTTTGGTAAGGTGGTGCAGCTCACAGCTTTTCATCCATTTGAGTCGGCCCTCGATGCACTCAACCAAATCAACTCCGTCTCTGAAGGTGAAACTTTCACGCTCaaatgccattttttttttttttggccacgAGTTTTGGGTTAGCTTCTTTATAAAAAGTATACTCGGATGGTTCTCACtcagaagcatatatatatgtatttatttatttattattattattttttggtttttggtttttgattgaTTACTGTTTTGCAGTTTCGTGATTTGGTTGTATGGTATTGTGTATGCTCATTTTTCTTTGGCTGAGTGGTATGTATTTCCACGGTGCTTGTTTTTCCAATTATGAGGCAtggctaaaaaaaaatattgtgacatttcttttcttacagcattttcaaattgattttatatatatatatatataccggaATGGCCTATTCCATCGTTTATAgtcaaaaagaatattaacaagAGGTTTTTCAACCCGGAGGAGtcttttttttctgtaaatatttctatacaaaaaggaaattgaatGTGGAAAATGGTGGGAATGATTGGGAGGTATCTGTCTGATCCTTTTGCCTGCGTTATGTTGGTTACTTTGGTTATTGTTTTTTGAACCAATACTTTGGCGAAATGAAGCTTTGAACTTAATCTAACTTAATATACTCCTTTCATTgcattttgtaattaaaaaaaaagactgtCAATGCTTTGTGTTCATGGATTTTTAGGACATTTTCTCCTTTTGGATTTTACTCAACGGTTTACCATGGTCTGCTTTGAGGTTGGTACTTATAGACCTGTCTTAGCATACATTGGCTTGTGTTGGAGCATGAATGAATTTGTCTCTCTCCGTTGTTTCAGTTTGAAAGAGTTTGCTTGATTTCAGTTGTGCACTTATCTAAACTCAATGTAATTGAATGCTGGATGCAGGGCTTATGACTGATCAATTGAGgaattttttggaaattaatctCCCTAAAGTGAAAGAAGGTAAAAAGGCAAAGTTCAGCTTAGGGTTAGCTGATGCTAAGCTTGGGTCCCACATCTTTGAAGTTACTAAAATTCCTTGCCAATGCAATGAATTTGTTCTTGAGCTGCTTCGTGGTGTGCGGCTTCATTTTGATAGGTTTATCAAGGATTTAAAGGttcttattttttccttttgaatttACGTACCCATCATATTTGTACTTATTCTTGTTCTAAATATAGCTGATGTTGTTATTTAAGGCATGAATGCCTTTCCTGAAAGAGCTTTTTGTCTATATTTTCCTCTCGTTCTTCTTTAGCCTGGAGACTTAGAAAAAGCCCAGCTTGGTCTAGGACACAGTTACAGCAGAGCAAAAGTCAAGTTTAATGTCAACCGAGTTGACAATATGGTGATTCAAGCAATATTTCTGCTGGATACTCTTGATAAGGATATCAACTCCTTCTCTATGAGAGTCAGGTAAAGTGGTGgcattttataaaagaaagTATCTTGTTGATAATCTTAATCATGGAAACAACTGTGATTTAAGAGAACTGGGAGAACTTTGTCTGCGGTTGTAATTTACATTTCTTGTTCTCCTATAAGAAAGTAATGAAATCTGTCATTTTTTTCATGTTTGTCATCTTTGTACAGGGAATGGTACTCGTGGCATTTTCCTGAATTGGTGAAGATTGTCAACGACAACTATCTCTATGCCAAAGTTGCAAAGTTTATTCAGGACAAGTCAAAATTGGATGAAGACAAGATCCCAGCCTTAACTGACATAGTTGGAGAAGAagagaaggcaaaggagattgTAGAAGCTGCCAAGGCATCTATGGGTAAAACAACCATTGCATAAATCTCTTGTCCATTTTGTATTTAGTGGGTTTTAGATGTTATTATAGcctctattttaaattttctgcaGGCCAGGATTTGTCTCCAATTGACTTGATTAATGTCCATCAATTTGCCCAGAGAGTTATGGACCTGTCTGAGTACAGGAGGAAGCTTTATGATTATCTGGTTACTAAAATGAATGATATTGCACCAAATTTGACCTCTTTAATCGGTGAAGTTGTTGCAGCGCGTTTGATTTCCCATGCTGGGAGTCTTACAAATTTGGCCAAGGTCCCTTCTTCTACACTACAGATTCTTGGTGCTGAGAAGGCACTTTTCAGGTACTCAGGCACTTCAGGCCCATTGTCTTTCTTACCTTCATATTTGTGAAATCTTCCCATATTGAcctctttatttttctctttagggCATTAAAGACGAGGGGAAACACACCCAAGTACGGCCTTATATTCCATTCATCTTTTATTGGTCGAGCGTCAGCTCGAAACAAGGGCCGAATGGCTCGTTATCTTGCTAACAAGTGTTCCATTGCCTCTCGGATTGACTGCTTTGCAGgtaattttaacatttcttTTGCAGGTTTTGACATAATAGATAAATTATTCTGGAACCTATTTCCTGTTTTCTGTTGCAGTCAGATATCCCCACTTAAAATGTTTATGTTGTATCCTCTTCTAACAGAAAGGAGTACTACCACATTTGGGGAAAAACTTAGGGAGCAGGTCGAGGAGCGACTTGACTTCTATGACAAGGGGATTGCTCCACGGAAGAATATTGATGTGATGAAAGCTGCCATTGAAAGCACTCAAAATGAAGGTGTGagaatcaaaatttttgttgaacATAGATTAATGTCAAGTATTTTGTTCTTGGGTGGCATACTTACAAAAGATACATTTACCTGGTTCACAATGTGGCATTGGTTGGCATAATATGGTAACCATCCATCCCTCCTGACAAACTTTTGCTAGCCTGAGGGTCCTAtaattttgaattgaaattatGCTTACCTACTTTCTAATTTCAGTGAGCATTGGAATGCTTGGATGTTTACACTCTGTTTGTTTTGTTGTATGGTTTAATACATTTGTATAAATTTGCTAATTTGACCCTATCTTATTGCATTTGTGGATGCAGACACGGAAATGGAAGAAATTCCCACCGGAAAgaaaagcaagaaaaagaaatcaaaagttGCAGCCACAGATGATGTTGAGGCAATGACTGTTGATGAACCAACTACTGTTCAAAATGGGGCTGCTGATGATGCAAAGtcagaaaagaagaagaaaaagaaagacaaaagaaaattgGATCAGGAGGCAGAGCAGCAGGATGAGGCTGTCAAGCATGCAAACGGTGTAAATGGTGATGAAGATGGAGCAgccaagaagaaggaaaaaaagaagagcaAAAGTGGAAATGGAGAGGATCTACAGGCTGCCAGTGatattaagaagaagaagaagaagaaaaaatctaGTGCCGAGTAAATTTTGATTAATGTCTTTACTGGTGGTTAAAGTTCAGATATTCATCTGTGCTGCTGCCTTTTGTGTTTTCGATGCCAACAGTTTGATAGTTATAGAAGTTGGCCCCGAGCTTGTGCTACCTGTGTGAATCATGATCCATTAAGCTATGTAGTAATTTGCCAGCACTTGCTTTCTAACTTTAGTTTTTTTATCAACATTATCAGTAACTAGTGGATTTGTCTCCCAAAGTTTTGTATGCTAGTTTTCAATTAAACTGTTAAATTGTTAAATTCCTGCTTGACATAGTTCTGCTTGGAGGATGTggtttctcttttaatttttcttttcattcagtCAACATTTTGGTGGGATATTACTTCATGTTCTGACCAGGTTTTTATGTAGATCTAATGGACTAATATTGTTGTTTGGCAGAATCATTAAATCATAGTTAAAACTGCTTTATAAGAAAGAGGTGCTGTAGTATTCAAATATGCCCTCTTCTTGTCTCTCATTTGTACATGCCTatcatttcttattttttaatcatctcATACATATGAAACAGAATTAACTTGAGACCACGAATTTGGTTCAGACATCTTTGTTTTTGCTTctataaaatatcatattcCAAACAAGTTATGGTACTTTCACACAGaataagattaattttttttttttttaatttttggtttaaaaaaggATGGTTAATTTGATTGATCATGGTTTTCAAAAGCTGTGTAAACtctattacaaaattaaatgccTGGTCTTGGTCATCTGGACCCTCTTCGCTCCTCGCAATTTTAAGTCAACTTTCTGCAGGAACCAACTTTGTGTAGCATCGTGCGAGTATGTCAAGAATGGAGCTTAGCCAGTTGGTAAGAAAGCTTAGTTCTTCTTGCCTTTTAGGAAAGCAAGGTACCATTTTGCTGATAATTTTGGTATGCGTTtgtatttgttttcaaaatcaatGTAGTAAAGTCCATATTTGAATTTAAGACCCGTTCCCCATTCAAAATCATCGAATACTGACCAAATATAGTATCCTTTCACGTTCACACCATtcctaaaacaataaaattaaataaataaaaatgcaaatcaTAAAGCAAATTCCACTTTTTCGAATAGTTTAGATTATagtatgaaattaattaaataacttACTTTATAGCTTTGTTTACTGCATTTAAATGTCGAAGAAGAAAAGTAATTCGATATAAATCATTTAATGATTCTTCACGTGGCCGTGAATTCTCATTCTCCTTAACACCTACATAAAATATGGAGGTCaaaataatgttattatttGGATCATGATGTGTAATATTTAAGCACACTATAATAAAAATGCATGCATATAGAAATAATCTTAGCATAAGAAAAAAGCTCCAACCATTTTCACATATGTAGATCTTAGGTTCTTGATATTTCTCCTTTATAAACTCCAGCAATTTTCGTAGCCCATTTGGATAACCCCCCGTTTCCTGcattaattaatataacttgTAACAGAGgacttaattaaattaaaaaatacttgcaaaaaagaaaaatctttaacTCTTTCTAGAAACTTCTTACAGGGTAACCAAGACGCACTCCATTTTTGCTATCTGCAACAAATCAAACATGgacaaggaaaaataaataaacttgtttCTTTCTCCAAaagatgataataatatattttttttttcaattgaccaATAAATAAGTTAGatgttatataataaaatgcaaaattcaCCTAGTTCAAGTGCCAATGCATCAACAGCATGGTGTGGTATTACTCCAACTCgagaatttggtttattttgaGCATAACTTGATAGATAGTAATTTATCCCAAGAAAATCATAAGCTCCTTTAAGCATAACTTTTTGTTCTTCAGAAAATATAGGAAGCCTATCCTTCACCAATTCTCTCATAGTTTTTGGATAATCTCCAAAAACTAAAGGCTCCACAAACCTAATGCATAAAACAACGTTAATTTTGTTcaattaatttagttattttttataaaaggaaaattgtttttggggtaaaattAATCTAAGCGACTGATAGTTAAGATTTGAATTTACAAATACAAACCATCCCAGATGAAAGTCTAGGAGTCTTTTTGCAGCTGCTTGATCTTCCAATGATATTGAATCATAAGGTTCATAGTAGTTTATATTAAGAGCAATGCCAACCTCTCCTCCTTGCTCTTCCTGtaacattataaataaatatatatatatatatatatatatatatatatattccatcaaAGTTTATAAGAAAAATGATACATAATTTgactctaatatatatatatatatggtcaagCTCCTCTAGGGTCccagataaaaattaaagttcaTGATCATCTTATTACCTGGTATTTCTCTTGATAGAGCTTATACACAGCAGCGTGTGCAAGAATAAGATTATGTGCTGCAATGTATGGTTCTGTGGATGAATTACCACCACGTGTGCATCCCATGTTTgggagagaacatcttccaggCGGTGCCCAACCATTTTCATACCCAAATAGAGAAAGAATTTTTGGCTCATTTATGGTTACCCAATGTTTAATCCTATCTCCAAatgttttgaaacaaaaatcaCTATAATCTTTAAGATCATTCctgaaaacccaaaaagaaaaaaaaaaaaaaaaaatttgaataactGTGTCATATATATCATAgtaaaatatttgtaaaaatatactaaaatcttatctATACaagataaaacatatatatatatatatatgaaaacaaaatttcaaataggTTGTCTTACACAAAAGAGTGGCTTAAGTATCCTCCATATTTTTCTTCTAGAGATTGTGGCATGTCAAAGTGGAAGATGGTCACAGATGGTTTTATCCCTGCAATTTATTGAACAAAAGTTGAAGCATATGCTTAATTACttgaagaaatataaaaaagattagAAACACTTCGATTGATtcaaaagaaaatgtttttgctttttgtatACCCTTTTTGAGTAGCTTGTTTATCAATTTGTTATAGTGATCAACACCCTTTTGATTTACTCCACCACTTATTGTCCCATCTGTATTTCATGTACA
Protein-coding regions in this window:
- the LOC107406012 gene encoding beta-glucosidase 11-like; the protein is MPQSLEEKYGGYLSHSFVNDLKDYSDFCFKTFGDRIKHWVTINEPKILSLFGYENGWAPPGRCSLPNMGCTRGGNSSTEPYIAAHNLILAHAAVYKLYQEKYQEEQGGEVGIALNINYYEPYDSISLEDQAAAKRLLDFHLGWFVEPLVFGDYPKTMRELVKDRLPIFSEEQKVMLKGAYDFLGINYYLSSYAQNKPNSRVGVIPHHAVDALALELDSKNGVRLGYPETGGYPNGLRKLLEFIKEKYQEPKIYICENGVKENENSRPREESLNDLYRITFLLRHLNAVNKAIKNGVNVKGYYIWSVFDDFEWGTGLKFKYGLYYIDFENKYKRIPKLSAKWYLAFLKGKKN
- the LOC107406016 gene encoding nucleolar protein 56 codes for the protein MALYLLYESASGYSLFLAHGIDEIGQNTEAVRNSVSDLNRFGKVVQLTAFHPFESALDALNQINSVSEGLMTDQLRNFLEINLPKVKEGKKAKFSLGLADAKLGSHIFEVTKIPCQCNEFVLELLRGVRLHFDRFIKDLKPGDLEKAQLGLGHSYSRAKVKFNVNRVDNMVIQAIFLLDTLDKDINSFSMRVREWYSWHFPELVKIVNDNYLYAKVAKFIQDKSKLDEDKIPALTDIVGEEEKAKEIVEAAKASMGQDLSPIDLINVHQFAQRVMDLSEYRRKLYDYLVTKMNDIAPNLTSLIGEVVAARLISHAGSLTNLAKVPSSTLQILGAEKALFRALKTRGNTPKYGLIFHSSFIGRASARNKGRMARYLANKCSIASRIDCFAERSTTTFGEKLREQVEERLDFYDKGIAPRKNIDVMKAAIESTQNEDTEMEEIPTGKKSKKKKSKVAATDDVEAMTVDEPTTVQNGAADDAKSEKKKKKKDKRKLDQEAEQQDEAVKHANGVNGDEDGAAKKKEKKKSKSGNGEDLQAASDIKKKKKKKKSSAE